DNA from Syntrophorhabdaceae bacterium:
AAAAAGGTATTATCCAATGTCTTACCATTGTCCCTGAAGAGATAAGATATGACTTTGAAACAGCACCTCACCATCATCTCCTATGCAAAAGATGCGGTAGAATTTTTGATGTAAGTGTAAGCTGTATCTATGCAGAGACCAAAGAGATCGAGGGTCACGCCATAGAAGAGGTCCATGGGTATTTCAAAGGTGTATGTAAAGAGTGTCTTTCCCTGGAGAGAGACCAAAATAATAAAATAGGGAGGTAGATTATGGCCGAGAGGTTAGAGGTTTACAAATGTGATGTATGCGGAAACATTGTAGAGGTTCTGATGGGAGGAAAAGGGGAGCTTGTGTGTTGCAACCAGCCTATGAAGCTTATGAAGGAGAATACAGTAGATGCATCTCTGGAAAAACATGTCCCTGTCATTGAGAAAGGTGCCAACGGCATTACGGTAAAGGTAGGAAGTGCACCCCATCCCATGGAAGAAAAACACTATATCCAGTGGATTGAACTTATTGTAGA
Protein-coding regions in this window:
- a CDS encoding Fur family transcriptional regulator, with the protein product MDTLIDRLQKNNIQPSFQRIKILEILDKKREHMNVNLIYEEVSKEIPTISKTTIYNSLKTFVEKGIIQCLTIVPEEIRYDFETAPHHHLLCKRCGRIFDVSVSCIYAETKEIEGHAIEEVHGYFKGVCKECLSLERDQNNKIGR
- a CDS encoding desulfoferrodoxin, producing the protein MAERLEVYKCDVCGNIVEVLMGGKGELVCCNQPMKLMKENTVDASLEKHVPVIEKGANGITVKVGSAPHPMEEKHYIQWIELIVDGKVYRQFLAPGGKAEAFFPITGEKVTAREYCNLHGLWKA